The following coding sequences are from one Methanococcoides orientis window:
- a CDS encoding cation:proton antiporter has translation MNSLLLDISLTFMVIAIIPCIYRVIKGPTIPDRVIAVDAMTTVIVAILGIYSYVQGSVFFMDVALVLAIISFVGTVTISKYLDEGAVF, from the coding sequence ATGAACTCATTACTACTTGACATATCACTGACATTCATGGTCATCGCAATCATACCATGCATATACAGGGTCATTAAAGGACCTACAATACCCGATCGTGTGATAGCCGTGGATGCCATGACAACGGTCATTGTTGCAATACTTGGTATCTACTCATACGTGCAGGGATCAGTATTCTTCATGGATGTTGCCCTTGTACTTGCGATAATATCATTTGTCGGCACCGTTACAATATCAAAATACCTTGATGAGGGGGCGGTATTCTGA
- a CDS encoding L-threonylcarbamoyladenylate synthase, with amino-acid sequence MKSRTLVFKSDDKDFEAGLKQAAGIIREGGTVAFPTETVYGLGADALNADAVHKIFKAKGRPADNPLIVHIANIDQCSELAEEIPANAFKLMEQFWPGPLTLILKAKDVVPDVTTGGLNTVGLRVPDNPVALELIQRSDKTLAAPSANTSGSPSPTTAEHVFNDLDGKIDAILDGGPTDIGLESTVVDMTGDIPTILRPGHITAEDIRKCVGDVRIGYADRTLEESEVARSPGMKYTHYSPKTKVILIEGNIKDVHKAMTEIVLDCHREGERVGLFVTEETAKVVNADEIYSLGKRNTPSQAARSIFMGLRHLDSTNIDLIIVDGTLNKEGIGAAVFNRLRKAADRIINA; translated from the coding sequence ATGAAAAGCAGGACATTGGTCTTTAAAAGTGATGATAAAGACTTTGAAGCAGGACTTAAACAAGCTGCCGGCATAATCAGGGAAGGAGGAACAGTTGCCTTTCCGACCGAGACCGTGTATGGCCTCGGTGCCGATGCACTGAACGCCGATGCAGTACATAAGATATTCAAGGCAAAAGGCAGGCCTGCCGACAATCCCCTCATAGTTCATATAGCAAATATAGACCAGTGTTCTGAACTTGCAGAAGAGATACCTGCAAACGCTTTCAAACTTATGGAACAATTCTGGCCAGGGCCCCTTACCCTCATTCTAAAGGCAAAGGACGTTGTTCCCGATGTAACCACCGGCGGGCTTAACACCGTAGGCCTGAGGGTGCCAGACAACCCCGTAGCCCTTGAGCTTATCCAAAGATCAGATAAAACATTAGCTGCGCCCAGCGCCAATACATCCGGAAGTCCAAGCCCCACAACTGCTGAGCATGTTTTTAACGACCTGGATGGTAAGATCGATGCCATTCTGGATGGTGGCCCTACAGACATAGGACTTGAATCCACTGTTGTTGATATGACAGGCGACATACCTACCATATTGCGCCCTGGACATATCACCGCAGAAGACATCAGGAAATGTGTTGGTGATGTACGGATCGGATATGCAGACAGAACACTTGAAGAGAGTGAGGTCGCACGCTCACCAGGCATGAAATATACTCACTACTCACCAAAGACGAAGGTAATTCTTATCGAAGGCAACATTAAAGATGTCCACAAAGCAATGACCGAGATTGTGTTGGACTGCCATCGGGAAGGAGAAAGAGTAGGTCTTTTTGTTACCGAGGAAACTGCAAAAGTCGTTAATGCCGATGAAATATACTCCCTCGGGAAAAGGAATACACCATCACAGGCTGCCCGTAGTATATTTATGGGTCTGCGACATCTTGATAGTACAAATATTGATCTCATCATAGTCGATGGGACACTGAATAAGGAAGGTATTGGAGCAGCGGTCTTTAATCGATTGAGGAAAGCAGCTGACAGGATAATCAATGCATAA
- a CDS encoding monovalent cation/H+ antiporter subunit B, translating into MTTIITKTITKVCIPLVILFSISLLLAGHNNPGGGFIGGVMFASVIALMYVVFGLKYVKTFFNPDWAKWFGFGLTLASLTAFAAMFFGHNFFRSAVEFVHIPLFGEIELVSAGLFDIGVYFVVIGSLLFIFKNVGDDNE; encoded by the coding sequence ATGACCACAATAATAACTAAAACAATAACGAAAGTATGCATCCCCTTGGTCATCCTCTTCTCTATATCCCTGCTACTTGCAGGTCATAATAACCCAGGAGGAGGATTTATCGGAGGCGTGATGTTCGCATCAGTCATTGCACTGATGTATGTAGTATTCGGACTGAAATATGTAAAAACATTCTTTAACCCTGACTGGGCCAAGTGGTTCGGATTCGGGCTCACGCTGGCATCATTGACCGCATTCGCAGCGATGTTCTTCGGACATAACTTCTTCAGGAGTGCTGTGGAGTTCGTCCACATTCCACTTTTCGGAGAAATTGAACTCGTGTCTGCCGGACTCTTTGATATCGGCGTTTATTTCGTAGTGATAGGATCACTACTATTCATCTTCAAGAACGTAGGTGATGACAATGAATAA
- a CDS encoding NADH-quinone oxidoreductase subunit M, protein MIAEISHLPILLIAVPILMAAIMLFLRSNAGLQKGVNITVSFIMMALSFVLLWQVWNGGIQVYEVGEWGKYGIILVADLLSSGMVVLSSLVSFLALLYSLDYIEGKSLSSSYHSLFNLLVAGLNGTFLTGDIFNMFVFFEILLLSSCALVVANEKGGVTKSSDKMEATFKYLVLNMIGSIVMLIAVASLYATVGTLNMADLSVKISAMSAAGTLPWHIFAIALLFIVVFGNKAAIFPMHYWLPDVHPTAPSPISAMLSGVMIKVGAYGMLRVFFLIFRDATYIFQPIIIFLALATIIIGAVSAVGQKDVKRLLAYSSVSQIGYVFLGIGFGTVYALAAALVFLVNHAIAKSMLFLTSGGIIHHAGTRDMTKMGGMMKTSPVMSVAFLIGAMSIAGLPPMGGFIAKFVLFDAGLLAEYYIPIAIALFFAVFTLFYMFRAWLLMFWGEIRDVEKYGEYSSHKPSYMIVIPIITLAALAFVFGIYAEPLIALSQAIAEQLIDPQPYIDAVMTRVVR, encoded by the coding sequence ATGATCGCAGAAATATCACACCTACCAATACTACTGATAGCCGTGCCAATACTCATGGCTGCCATCATGCTCTTTTTGCGCTCCAACGCAGGGTTGCAGAAAGGAGTGAACATTACAGTATCATTCATTATGATGGCATTGAGCTTCGTGCTCCTCTGGCAGGTCTGGAACGGAGGAATCCAGGTATATGAAGTAGGAGAATGGGGCAAATACGGCATCATACTTGTAGCCGACCTGCTAAGTTCAGGAATGGTAGTACTAAGCTCACTTGTATCCTTCCTCGCACTCCTCTACTCACTGGACTACATAGAAGGCAAGTCATTAAGCTCCAGTTACCATTCACTCTTCAACCTGCTTGTAGCAGGACTTAACGGAACTTTCCTGACAGGAGACATATTCAATATGTTCGTATTCTTTGAGATACTCCTGTTGTCCTCCTGCGCACTCGTAGTCGCAAACGAGAAAGGAGGAGTCACAAAAAGTTCCGACAAGATGGAAGCCACATTCAAGTACCTTGTACTGAACATGATAGGCTCCATTGTAATGCTTATAGCAGTAGCTTCCCTTTACGCCACCGTAGGAACTCTCAACATGGCAGACCTCTCTGTCAAGATCAGCGCAATGAGCGCTGCCGGAACCCTACCATGGCACATATTCGCTATTGCATTGCTCTTCATCGTTGTATTCGGGAACAAAGCAGCAATATTCCCGATGCACTACTGGCTTCCGGATGTGCACCCCACTGCACCATCACCCATCAGCGCAATGCTTAGCGGAGTGATGATAAAGGTCGGTGCTTACGGCATGCTCAGGGTTTTCTTCCTGATATTCAGGGATGCAACATACATATTCCAACCCATCATAATATTCCTGGCTCTCGCAACGATCATCATCGGAGCAGTATCCGCGGTCGGACAAAAGGATGTCAAGAGACTGTTAGCATATTCCAGTGTTAGCCAGATAGGATATGTATTCCTGGGAATTGGTTTCGGAACTGTCTATGCACTCGCAGCAGCTCTTGTGTTCCTGGTGAACCATGCGATTGCAAAGTCCATGTTGTTCCTGACCTCAGGAGGGATCATCCACCATGCAGGAACAAGGGACATGACCAAAATGGGAGGAATGATGAAGACAAGCCCGGTAATGAGCGTGGCTTTCCTGATAGGTGCCATGTCCATTGCAGGATTACCACCAATGGGTGGTTTCATTGCAAAGTTCGTGCTCTTTGACGCAGGACTTCTTGCAGAGTATTACATACCCATTGCCATAGCCCTTTTCTTTGCAGTCTTCACCCTGTTCTACATGTTCAGGGCATGGCTCCTGATGTTCTGGGGAGAAATAAGGGACGTCGAAAAATACGGAGAATACTCCTCACACAAACCTTCCTACATGATAGTAATACCCATAATAACACTTGCAGCACTGGCATTCGTCTTTGGAATCTATGCTGAACCGCTGATAGCCCTGTCACAGGCAATAGCGGAACAACTGATCGATCCACAACCCTATATTGATGCAGTGATGACGAGGGTGGTAAGATGA
- the mnhG gene encoding monovalent cation/H(+) antiporter subunit G: protein MDIALDVASTILLLIGVFFVFLGMVGLLRLPDVYNRLHATTKIGTLGTFGVMMSILAKVGFSPIGVKAITVGLFLFLTAPIAAHMIGRAAHRHGVGLCKGSVIDEYGKDCQKESCPIGKLKAKSE, encoded by the coding sequence ATGGATATTGCACTGGACGTAGCAAGTACCATACTGCTCCTGATCGGAGTATTCTTCGTGTTCCTGGGCATGGTCGGACTACTGCGCCTGCCGGATGTCTATAACAGACTCCATGCAACCACAAAGATCGGCACCCTGGGCACCTTCGGAGTGATGATGAGCATCCTTGCAAAGGTAGGGTTCAGCCCTATAGGAGTAAAGGCCATAACAGTTGGACTGTTCCTGTTCCTGACCGCACCTATTGCAGCCCATATGATCGGAAGAGCAGCTCACAGGCATGGCGTTGGCCTATGCAAGGGATCAGTCATCGACGAGTATGGCAAAGACTGCCAAAAAGAATCTTGCCCCATAGGCAAATTAAAAGCAAAGTCTGAATAA
- a CDS encoding Na+/H+ antiporter subunit E, with protein sequence MKRYFIYSVALGLVWCFVHGTISATNFLVGLILGPIVIYPFRELYDFTRKKSYANTIMKIPKQLKFLAVLLIEIIKANIIVAKIVLSPKLDIKPGIVAVPIRTETDIGITAIANTITLTPGTLTIDVSDDRKVLYVHAIDASDPEGLRESIRDDLEKYVLEAFE encoded by the coding sequence ATGAAACGATATTTCATATACTCAGTAGCTCTTGGACTTGTATGGTGCTTTGTACACGGTACAATAAGTGCTACAAACTTCCTGGTGGGACTGATACTCGGACCTATAGTGATATACCCATTCCGGGAACTGTACGATTTCACAAGGAAAAAGTCATACGCCAATACAATAATGAAGATACCAAAACAGCTGAAGTTCCTGGCAGTCCTTCTGATCGAGATCATAAAAGCGAACATCATAGTCGCAAAGATCGTCCTCAGTCCTAAGCTGGACATAAAACCGGGAATTGTTGCAGTTCCAATACGCACAGAGACCGATATAGGCATAACTGCTATTGCCAATACGATCACCTTGACCCCTGGAACACTTACAATCGATGTGTCAGATGACAGGAAAGTGCTTTATGTGCATGCCATCGATGCATCCGATCCAGAAGGATTGCGTGAGTCCATCAGGGATGATCTTGAAAAATATGTACTGGAGGCATTCGAATGA
- a CDS encoding signal recognition particle protein Srp54, whose protein sequence is MVMDKLGSSLQDALKKLVGAGRIDEKTVNEVVKDIQRALLQADVNVKLVMKMSSHIKERALKEEVPSGMNPREHVIRIVYQELINIVGKSADIPLKPQKIMMIGLQGSGKTTTTSKLSRYFQRKGLKPAVVCADTFRPGAFQQLSTLCTKLNVPFYGEEGNPDAVGIVERGLKELEKNDVLIVDTAGRHSLEADLIDEMEQIHKVAQPDYKLLVLDGAIGQQASEQAKAFNDSVGISGVVISKLDGTAKGGGALSAVSETNSSIAFIGVGETPDDLEKFEPDRFISRLLGMGDIKSLIEKAEETFSEEDIDMEAMMKGRFTLKDMYSQLEAMNKMGPMKQIMQMLPMGGMGMKLSDDAYKVTEDKMGRYRILMDSMTEEELLNPRLIGSSRIKRISMGSGSNPEDVRELLKYHKMMQNAMKGLRGGKFNMQKMMKKFGM, encoded by the coding sequence ATGGTAATGGACAAACTCGGCAGCTCCCTGCAGGATGCACTAAAAAAACTGGTTGGCGCCGGCCGTATAGATGAGAAAACGGTCAATGAGGTTGTAAAAGATATACAGAGGGCATTACTTCAGGCAGATGTCAATGTCAAGCTTGTTATGAAGATGTCCAGTCACATAAAGGAGCGTGCATTGAAGGAGGAAGTCCCTTCAGGCATGAATCCCCGTGAACATGTTATCAGGATCGTCTATCAGGAACTTATCAATATTGTAGGCAAGAGTGCAGACATTCCTCTAAAGCCGCAGAAGATCATGATGATCGGTCTGCAGGGCAGTGGTAAGACAACTACTACCTCAAAGCTTTCACGCTATTTCCAGAGGAAAGGTTTGAAACCAGCTGTCGTTTGTGCTGACACCTTCCGTCCGGGAGCATTCCAGCAGCTAAGCACTCTCTGTACTAAACTGAACGTGCCGTTCTACGGTGAAGAGGGCAATCCTGATGCAGTTGGCATTGTGGAAAGGGGTCTGAAAGAGCTCGAAAAGAACGATGTCCTTATTGTGGATACAGCTGGCAGACACTCGCTGGAAGCTGATCTTATCGATGAGATGGAGCAGATCCACAAGGTCGCACAGCCTGATTATAAATTGCTTGTACTTGACGGTGCTATTGGTCAGCAGGCAAGTGAACAGGCAAAGGCATTCAATGATTCGGTTGGCATTTCCGGTGTTGTTATCTCCAAACTGGATGGTACTGCCAAGGGTGGTGGCGCACTATCTGCTGTTTCTGAAACGAATTCATCCATTGCATTTATTGGGGTGGGTGAGACTCCGGATGATCTTGAGAAATTCGAGCCGGACAGGTTCATCTCCAGGCTTCTGGGAATGGGCGACATTAAATCACTTATTGAAAAAGCAGAGGAGACATTTTCTGAAGAAGACATTGACATGGAAGCCATGATGAAGGGTCGTTTCACTCTCAAGGATATGTACTCTCAGCTTGAAGCCATGAACAAGATGGGTCCAATGAAGCAGATCATGCAGATGCTGCCTATGGGTGGTATGGGTATGAAACTTTCAGACGATGCATACAAGGTCACCGAGGATAAAATGGGACGTTATCGTATCCTGATGGATTCCATGACTGAGGAAGAATTGCTTAACCCAAGGCTTATCGGCAGTTCCAGGATCAAAAGGATCTCAATGGGTTCAGGAAGCAATCCTGAGGATGTGCGTGAACTTTTGAAGTATCATAAGATGATGCAAAACGCAATGAAAGGACTTCGTGGCGGCAAGTTCAATATGCAGAAAATGATGAAAAAGTTCGGTATGTGA
- a CDS encoding NADH-quinone oxidoreductase subunit K — translation MNNTLLTITISLLFGIGTFLMLRRDIIKVIIGLSVLSHAVNLLIVSTGIFDGTKVPIITGSGHEGEASGIIFNDNLADGVLAPVVSASTHVDFVDPLVQALVLTAIVISLATTAFILILAYRIYEEYGTTDIRELRRLWG, via the coding sequence ATGAATAATACATTACTTACAATTACGATCTCACTACTCTTCGGCATAGGCACATTCCTTATGCTAAGAAGGGACATCATAAAGGTCATAATCGGACTGTCAGTTTTATCCCATGCGGTGAACCTGCTTATCGTCTCTACAGGAATATTTGATGGCACAAAAGTACCCATCATCACAGGCTCCGGGCACGAAGGAGAAGCATCCGGCATAATATTCAACGATAATCTTGCAGATGGTGTGCTGGCACCTGTAGTCTCTGCCTCAACGCATGTGGACTTCGTTGACCCGCTTGTTCAGGCACTTGTACTAACTGCAATTGTGATCAGTCTCGCAACAACAGCATTCATACTGATCCTTGCTTACAGGATATATGAAGAATATGGGACTACTGACATACGCGAGCTCAGGAGGCTGTGGGGATGA